The proteins below come from a single Micromonospora citrea genomic window:
- a CDS encoding DoxX family protein, giving the protein MSLQIALSRTDPQLTALTIVTALCIAANAFIVVADLAKARFVLANSAEVGLRPAAIPYLAALKGAGAVGLAIGLAGIPALGLAAGVGLVAFFVGAVVAHLRARVLHNIGFPLCFLALAVGALTHFASVTF; this is encoded by the coding sequence ATGAGCCTACAGATCGCCCTGTCCCGCACCGACCCGCAACTGACCGCCCTGACCATCGTCACCGCGTTGTGCATCGCGGCCAACGCGTTCATCGTCGTCGCCGACCTGGCGAAGGCACGGTTCGTCCTGGCGAACTCGGCCGAGGTGGGGCTGCGGCCGGCCGCGATTCCCTACCTCGCCGCGCTCAAGGGCGCCGGCGCGGTCGGTCTCGCGATCGGGCTCGCCGGGATCCCCGCGCTGGGGTTGGCCGCCGGCGTCGGCCTGGTCGCCTTCTTCGTCGGCGCGGTGGTGGCGCACCTCCGGGCGCGGGTCCTCCACAACATCGGGTTCCCGCTGTGCTTCCTCGCCCTGGCCGTCGGCGCACTCACCCACTTCGCGTCGGTCACCTTCTGA
- a CDS encoding type II toxin-antitoxin system death-on-curing family toxin, producing MTNYLEVDDLMEIASIVLGETPQVRDFGLLSSAVVRPATVAFGQEAYPDLWTKAAALLHSVRMNHALIDGNKRLAWAAARVFLALNEVPIQDVDVDQAEALVMSVAGGTLTEVSDIARELRKLYV from the coding sequence GTGACCAACTATCTCGAGGTCGACGATCTCATGGAGATCGCCTCGATCGTGTTGGGTGAGACGCCGCAGGTCCGTGACTTCGGTCTGCTCTCGTCGGCGGTGGTCCGCCCGGCCACCGTGGCGTTCGGCCAGGAGGCCTACCCCGATCTCTGGACCAAGGCCGCCGCGCTGCTGCACTCGGTCCGCATGAACCACGCGCTGATCGATGGGAACAAGCGTCTCGCCTGGGCGGCGGCGCGTGTGTTTCTGGCCCTCAACGAGGTGCCGATCCAGGATGTCGACGTCGATCAGGCCGAGGCCCTCGTGATGTCGGTGGCCGGTGGCACGCTCACCGAGGTCTCTGACATCGCTCGTGAGCTCCGCAAGCTCTATGTCTGA
- a CDS encoding ribbon-helix-helix domain-containing protein, with amino-acid sequence MVTTVNLPDGLHERLKQLAEQEHRSMNATIVVAVEEYVSARNHRARVRDLAREVAERDAELLRRLAE; translated from the coding sequence ATGGTTACCACCGTCAATCTCCCTGACGGACTGCACGAACGGCTCAAGCAGCTCGCCGAGCAGGAGCACCGGTCGATGAACGCCACCATCGTCGTGGCCGTCGAGGAGTACGTCTCGGCGCGCAATCATCGTGCCCGCGTGCGGGATCTTGCGCGGGAGGTCGCCGAGCGTGACGCCGAACTGCTGCGACGGTTGGCAGAGTGA